A stretch of Strix aluco isolate bStrAlu1 chromosome 16, bStrAlu1.hap1, whole genome shotgun sequence DNA encodes these proteins:
- the LOC141930608 gene encoding interferon-induced transmembrane protein 5-like, with protein MDTSYPREDYPSHKREPSPAARASPPPRDHLVWSLFNTIYMNFCCLGFVALAFSIKARDRKVSGDVEAARRFSSKARCYNALATAGTVVLPLLLAALVITGVLHLSKLAHESVGFFTYQFSGSDDEDN; from the exons ATGGACACGTCCTACCCACGGGAGGACTACCCGTCCCACAAGCGGGAGCCGTCTCCCGCCGCCCGCGCATCCCCACCACCCCGCGACCACCTCGTCTGGTCCCTCTTCAACACCATCTACATGAACTTCTGCTGCCTCGGCTTCGTGGCGCTTGCCTTCTCCATCAAG GCACGGGACCGGAAAGTGTCCGGGGACGTGGAAGCCGCTCGGCGCTTCAGCTCCAAGGCCAGGTGCTACAACGCCCTGGCCACAGCGGGGACCGtggtgctgccgctgctgctggccgccctGGTCATCACCGGCGTCCTCCACCTCTCCAAGCTCGCCCATGAGTCCGTCGGCTTCTTCACCTACCAGTTCAGCGGGAGTGACGACGAGGACAACTGA
- the LOC141930736 gene encoding dispanin subfamily A member 2b-like isoform X2, protein MKPEVAIPLQPRGLGGAPAAGPAGQPRDYVLWSFFNVLLGYALGYLGCLCFPALIFSIKARDCKVLGDLEGARRHGTRAKVLNIICSVLMILTVVTLIVIVVIIFTSVTT, encoded by the exons ATGAAGCCGGAGGTCGCCATCCCGCTGCAGCCCcgcgggctggggggggcccccgcggccggccccgccgggcagccccgggaCTACGTGCTCTGGTCCTTCTTCAACGTCCTGCTGGGCTACGCGCTGGGCTACCTGGGCTGCCTCTGCTTCCCCGCGCTGATCTTCTCCATcaag GCCCGTGACTGCAAGGTGCTGGGGGACCTGGAGGGCGCCCGTCGACATGGCACCCGTGCCAAGGTGTTGAACATCATCTGCTCCGTCCTGATGATCCTCACCGTGGTGACCCTCATCGTCATCGTCGTCATCATCTTCACGTCTGTCACCACCTGA